GTTTATGCAACTGAATACTGAATGCtgtttaattttatgttagatAATACAAATGATTTACTAGGTTGCACAGTATAACATGGCTAATGCATAAGATACAAATTAGCAAATAATTACAAAGGAGGATTTAAAATGAAACTTGAAACACAAGTTCAAGACCTTAAAAAATCTGCATGTAGATTGCATTTAGCTTAAAATTGGGAAAGCAAGGAAGAGGATGCAAAAAGATAGGAATGCCAAAGACACAAGCATATCTTTTAGGGATGTGGCATTTCTTAGTTTCTATTTCTGGATCCAGTGTCAAAGCTTATCCGCTAAATAATACGTAAATATAATTATCTCTCCTATcataaacaaaaataactaaACGAAAATTTTGCATAtcattgaaaagaaaagaaggatcACCAGGGAAAAATACAACATTTTCCAAGAATATGCATTTCATGCTTATAAAGTTGAGTCTGAAGTGACCATTTACTCTCTCCTGCACTTTTCCACAATCACATTTTTCTAAAGAAACCGGGATTTAGAATTTTTGGAACAACCAACCTCTCATCACTCATAGCCCTTTTGTTCCCTTTCTTCTCATGAGCAACACCATTAGGTATACCCTTCACATGTTAGAAATGAAACTTAAGATTAGATCCAGAAAAAATAAGCAATTTAGAACTCCCAAGTGCACCACTAAATATGTGGCACTTACCATGCCCTGTTTCCACTTGATAGGTGTAGCAGTAATTTCAGTGGTTCCTTCATCAAGGAATGTGAAAGTCTTTGTAAGCTTTGTATCCTCAAAATAAGGATTGGATTCAAAGTTCTGAAATAGAAGaggaaaaaaggaaagaaaaggaaaggctTCAGAACAGGAGCTAATGTTCAACTCATTTAttgaaattaatttcttttcttcAGAAATGAGGCCAGTAGAAGAAAAGTGAAATCAGTTCTTCATGAAACTTGGCAAACATTGTTTACAGTAGATAGACTCACAAATGTAATAGAGTAACCCGATTTCACATCTTTAAAGTCCTCGACCTCCAGGGAGCTTAAGTGTTTGAATATCTGCTAGGAAAATAAACAGTGAGataaaaacaacaaaattaAGCAGGCAGCTTGAACAATTTAAAAAGAATATTTCAGGATATAGAATTAGTTTTCCAGTCCACCCAAAGTAAttcggaaaaaaaaaaagtggagaAGTGAAATATATAAATCAAAAGTTCAATGAaggaaaaaaactaaaaagtgTCCACCAGGTAACATTCATTTCACGGAGTATATAAAACACAAACCTTTTGATCCTCCTCATTTAGCAACACGCTAAGAGCAGGATGGCTCAAAAACTGCACAAATCAGGAAAAAAATCAATTTGAGTAACTGAGTCATTAATACGATACACCATGAGATTAAATATAGTGCGGCACAATGGCACAAACAGCGGAAAATGGATACTGACCGCGGTTAACCAGAAGTCAGGAATGGTTTTGATGATCTCATTTCGCTTATCATAGACTGGCCTGCGTATCTCATTATACTTCTGCTCTACTTCCAATACCTTATCACTAGCCTCTTCGTTGATCTGGAAATGCATAACAATAGCACAACTAGTGCTTGTAAGAAACAACATTTATCCTAAAAATATGAGGATGCAAGACTTATATTTGATAAGCGAAAAAATATGTTATGATTTAGTAACATGCCCTGCTAGTGTGCTTTCTAGAGAAAAgctacggaacagaagcagtaaCAGAGCTTAATCGGcaagagaaaaaataaataaataacgaTAAGAAGTGCACTGCAAAATATCTATGATACTAATCAATGCATGTGACCTTGGCTGGTACGAAGTTCAATATCACCTCACAAAATgactatatatatttaaaagttaggaaaaaaaataaacaacaacagCAGAATAATCAAcaactaaaatattataattcagcatGAAAAAGGAAGATTGGCGATATGTGCATCTAAATTGCTGCATGGCAGTGTAAAATTGAGCCAATGTATTAAAGTCATTTATAGCAAAAATGAGTATTTGAAGAACAATAGCTCCTCTATCAAACTGcagaaaataaaatcaaa
The DNA window shown above is from Euphorbia lathyris chromosome 1, ddEupLath1.1, whole genome shotgun sequence and carries:
- the LOC136232135 gene encoding NAP1-related protein 2; the protein is MVTDKGKKQKVAEKGEEENNQIDEALVLSIEKLQEIQDDLEKINEEASDKVLEVEQKYNEIRRPVYDKRNEIIKTIPDFWLTAFLSHPALSVLLNEEDQKIFKHLSSLEVEDFKDVKSGYSITFNFESNPYFEDTKLTKTFTFLDEGTTEITATPIKWKQGMGIPNGVAHEKKGNKRAMSDESFFTWFSSVEQKDLMEELQDEIADIIKEDLWPNPLSYFNTEPDDEDFDGDEADDGDKDGDDSEEDDDEQDDDEEDEDGDAEN